One window of Pseudomonas urmiensis genomic DNA carries:
- a CDS encoding carbon-nitrogen hydrolase family protein: MKSAVIQMVSQDDILANLQRAQALLEQAAEGGARLAVLPENFAAMGRRDAAAIGRAEAFGQGPILPWLKRTARDLKLWIVAGTLPLPPVGQPEAKSHACSLLIDEHGEVAARYDKLHLFDVDVADNRGRYRESDDYAHGSQVVVADTPVGRVGLSVCYDLRFPELYSALRAAGAELITAPAAFTAVTGAAHWEVLIRARAIETQCYLLAAAQGGTHPGPRETHGHAAIVDPWGRIVAQQASGEAVLLAERDSDEQASIRARMPVIKHRRFFSQDALRPAHTSE, encoded by the coding sequence ATGAAGTCAGCGGTGATTCAGATGGTCAGCCAGGATGACATTTTGGCCAACCTGCAGCGTGCCCAGGCCCTGCTCGAACAAGCCGCTGAGGGCGGGGCACGGCTGGCCGTGTTGCCGGAGAACTTCGCCGCCATGGGTCGCCGTGACGCCGCAGCCATCGGTCGCGCCGAGGCATTCGGGCAAGGGCCGATCCTGCCCTGGTTGAAACGCACCGCCCGTGACCTCAAGTTATGGATTGTCGCCGGTACTTTGCCGTTGCCGCCGGTCGGCCAGCCTGAGGCCAAGTCGCATGCCTGCTCGCTGCTGATCGACGAGCACGGGGAGGTGGCCGCTCGCTATGACAAGCTGCACCTGTTCGATGTCGATGTTGCGGACAACCGCGGCCGCTATCGCGAGTCCGATGACTATGCCCACGGCAGCCAAGTGGTGGTTGCCGATACGCCGGTGGGACGCGTGGGCCTGTCGGTGTGCTACGACCTGCGGTTTCCCGAGCTGTACAGTGCCTTGCGTGCAGCCGGAGCGGAGCTGATTACCGCGCCGGCGGCTTTTACCGCCGTGACCGGTGCGGCGCACTGGGAGGTGCTGATTCGCGCGCGGGCGATCGAAACCCAGTGCTACCTGCTCGCTGCGGCGCAAGGTGGCACGCATCCCGGACCCCGGGAAACCCACGGTCATGCGGCGATTGTCGACCCCTGGGGGCGAATCGTTGCGCAGCAGGCGAGCGGCGAAGCCGTCCTGCTGGCAGAACGTGACAGCGATGAACAAGCGTCCATACGGGCGCGGATGCCGGTGATCAAGCACCGGCGCTTTTTCTCGCAGGACGCCTTGCGGCCTGCGCACACCTCGGAGTGA
- the tldD gene encoding metalloprotease TldD gives MSEMLTTVSDHLLAPGGLTLDSLQSVLGELAGPGIDAADLYFQGQISETWALEDGIVKEGSFNLDQGVGVRALSGEKTGFAYSNAINLEALTSAARAARSISRAGQNGTVQAFRSQDVAALYAPNNPLDVLSRAEKVELLKRVDVATRALDPRIQQVSVSMAGVWERILVAAADGSLAADVRPLVRFNVSVIVEQNGRRERGGQGGGGRTDYRFFTDERVMGYAREALRQALVNLEAQPAPAGTLPVVLGPGWSGVLLHEAVGHGLEGDFNRKGSSAYSGKIGQKVASSLCTIVDDGTLQDRRGSLSVDDEGTPTECTTLIENGILKGYMQDKLNARLMGMAVTGNGRRESYAHLPMPRMTNTYMRAGESDPAEIIASVKKGIYCANLGGGQVDITSGKFVFSTSEAYLIEDGKITAPVKGATLIGNGPEAMSRVSMVGNDLALDSGVGTCGKDGQSVPVGVGQPTLKLDAITVGGTGG, from the coding sequence ATGAGCGAGATGTTAACCACTGTCAGCGATCATCTGCTGGCGCCGGGCGGTCTGACCCTCGACAGCCTGCAATCAGTGCTGGGCGAGCTGGCCGGGCCAGGCATCGATGCCGCCGACCTGTACTTCCAAGGGCAGATCTCGGAAACCTGGGCCCTTGAAGACGGTATCGTCAAGGAAGGCAGCTTCAACCTTGACCAAGGTGTGGGCGTGCGTGCCCTGTCCGGTGAGAAGACCGGCTTCGCCTACAGCAACGCGATCAACCTCGAAGCGCTGACTTCGGCCGCCCGTGCCGCCCGCTCGATCTCCCGCGCCGGCCAGAACGGCACGGTACAGGCCTTCCGCAGCCAGGACGTCGCTGCTTTGTATGCGCCGAACAACCCGCTGGATGTGCTCAGCCGGGCGGAGAAAGTCGAGCTGCTCAAGCGCGTCGATGTCGCCACGCGTGCGCTCGATCCACGTATCCAGCAGGTCAGCGTGAGCATGGCTGGGGTCTGGGAGCGCATCCTGGTCGCCGCCGCTGACGGCAGCCTGGCCGCCGACGTGCGCCCATTGGTGCGCTTCAATGTCAGCGTGATCGTCGAGCAGAATGGCCGTCGCGAGCGCGGCGGGCAGGGCGGTGGCGGTCGTACCGACTACCGCTTCTTCACCGACGAGCGAGTCATGGGGTATGCCCGCGAGGCCTTGCGTCAGGCGCTGGTCAACCTCGAAGCGCAGCCTGCGCCAGCAGGCACCTTGCCTGTGGTGCTGGGGCCGGGCTGGTCCGGGGTGCTGCTGCACGAAGCCGTAGGGCATGGCCTGGAAGGTGACTTCAACCGCAAGGGCAGCTCGGCCTACAGCGGCAAGATTGGCCAGAAGGTCGCCTCCAGCCTGTGCACCATCGTCGATGACGGCACTCTGCAAGATCGCCGTGGCTCGCTCAGCGTCGACGACGAAGGCACGCCGACCGAGTGCACCACGCTGATCGAGAACGGCATCCTCAAAGGCTATATGCAGGACAAGCTCAACGCACGCCTGATGGGCATGGCCGTCACCGGTAATGGCCGGCGTGAGTCCTACGCCCACCTGCCGATGCCGCGCATGACCAACACCTACATGCGTGCGGGCGAGAGTGATCCGGCGGAGATCATCGCTTCGGTCAAGAAGGGCATCTACTGCGCCAACCTGGGCGGCGGTCAGGTCGATATCACCAGCGGCAAGTTCGTCTTCTCCACCAGCGAGGCGTACTTGATCGAAGACGGCAAAATCACCGCGCCCGTCAAAGGTGCGACGTTGATTGGCAATGGTCCGGAGGCGATGAGCCGGGTATCGATGGTCGGCAATGACCTGGCCCTGGACAGTGGTGTCGGGACCTGTGGCAAGGATGGCCAGTCGGTGCCGGTAGGCGTTGGGCAGCCGACGCTGAAACTGGATGCGATTACCGTTGGCGGAACCGGCGGGTGA
- the yjgA gene encoding ribosome biogenesis factor YjgA → MVDSYDDAFDGEKSKTQIKRELHALVELGERLTTLKPDTLALLPLTDGLRKALAESSKHTAHGARKRHMSFVGKLMRDQDLDAILALLDQIDSSTRQYNERFHGLERWRDRLVDGTDEDLERFINEYPEADRQHLRSLIRHAQHEKARNKPPAAARKVFKYIRELDETQRGLR, encoded by the coding sequence ATGGTTGATTCATACGACGACGCCTTCGACGGCGAAAAAAGCAAAACCCAGATCAAGCGCGAGCTGCATGCGCTGGTCGAACTGGGCGAGCGCCTGACCACGCTCAAGCCCGACACCCTGGCTCTACTGCCCCTGACCGATGGCCTGCGCAAAGCGCTGGCCGAATCGAGCAAGCACACCGCGCACGGCGCCCGCAAACGTCACATGTCGTTTGTCGGCAAGCTGATGCGCGACCAGGACCTTGACGCGATCCTCGCCCTGCTCGATCAGATCGACAGTTCGACCCGCCAGTACAACGAGCGTTTCCATGGCCTGGAGCGCTGGCGTGATCGCTTGGTCGACGGCACTGACGAAGACCTGGAGCGTTTCATCAACGAGTACCCCGAGGCCGACCGTCAGCACCTGCGTTCGCTGATCCGTCATGCCCAGCACGAAAAGGCCCGGAACAAACCGCCGGCCGCTGCGCGCAAGGTGTTCAAATACATCCGCGAGCTCGACGAAACCCAGCGCGGCCTGCGCTGA
- the pmbA gene encoding metalloprotease PmbA, which translates to MSAVQSIGPKDLPALQEQVEAIVAEARRQGASACEVAVSLEQGLSTTVRQREVETVEFNRDQGFGITLYVGQRKGSASTSASGPEAIRETVAAALAIAKHTSEDECAGLADAALMARDIPELDLYHDWDIDPEQAIEKALACEAAAFEADARIKNADGTTLNTHQGCRVYGNSHGFIGGYASTRHSLSCVMIAEGDGQMQRDYWYDVNRQGELLADPRSIGLRAAQRAASRLGARPVPTCEVPVLFSAELAGGLFGSFLGAISGGNLYRKSSFLEGAIGQRLFPSWLTLDERPHLPRALGSAAFDGDGLATYAKPFVENGELVSYLLGTYSGRKLGLPSTANSGGVHNLFVTHGEEDQAALIRRMGRGLLVTELMGHGLNMVTGDYSRGAAGFWVEHGEIQFPVQEVTIAGNMKDMFQQIVAIGSDIETRSNIHSGSVLIERMTVAGS; encoded by the coding sequence ATGAGTGCAGTCCAGAGCATAGGCCCCAAGGACCTGCCGGCATTGCAGGAGCAAGTCGAAGCGATCGTTGCCGAGGCGCGTCGCCAAGGCGCCAGCGCTTGCGAGGTCGCGGTGTCGCTGGAGCAGGGGTTGTCCACCACGGTGCGCCAGCGCGAAGTGGAAACGGTCGAGTTCAACCGTGACCAAGGCTTTGGCATCACCCTCTATGTTGGCCAGCGCAAGGGCTCGGCCAGCACCTCGGCGAGTGGCCCGGAGGCGATTCGCGAAACGGTTGCAGCAGCCTTGGCGATTGCCAAGCACACCTCTGAGGACGAGTGCGCAGGTTTGGCCGATGCCGCGCTGATGGCCCGGGATATCCCCGAGCTTGACCTGTACCACGACTGGGACATCGATCCGGAGCAAGCCATTGAAAAGGCCCTGGCCTGTGAAGCGGCTGCGTTCGAGGCCGATGCGCGGATCAAGAACGCCGATGGCACCACCCTCAATACCCACCAGGGTTGCCGGGTCTATGGCAATAGCCATGGCTTCATCGGCGGCTATGCCTCCACGCGGCACAGCCTCAGTTGCGTGATGATCGCCGAAGGCGACGGGCAGATGCAGCGCGATTACTGGTACGACGTCAACCGCCAGGGCGAGCTGTTGGCCGACCCCCGCAGCATCGGCCTGCGTGCCGCGCAGCGTGCGGCCAGTCGTCTGGGCGCGCGGCCGGTGCCGACCTGTGAAGTGCCGGTGCTGTTCTCGGCAGAGCTTGCCGGTGGCTTGTTCGGCAGCTTCCTGGGGGCGATTTCCGGCGGCAACTTGTATCGCAAGTCGTCGTTCCTGGAAGGCGCTATTGGCCAGCGCTTGTTCCCTTCCTGGCTGACCCTCGACGAGCGCCCGCACCTGCCGCGAGCGTTGGGCAGTGCTGCCTTCGATGGTGATGGCCTGGCAACCTATGCCAAGCCGTTCGTCGAAAACGGCGAGCTGGTGTCCTACCTGCTGGGCACGTACTCCGGGCGCAAGCTGGGTTTGCCCAGCACCGCTAACTCGGGAGGGGTGCACAACCTGTTCGTTACCCATGGCGAGGAAGACCAGGCGGCGTTGATCCGGCGCATGGGCCGTGGCTTGTTGGTGACTGAGCTGATGGGGCATGGCCTGAACATGGTCACCGGTGACTACTCACGCGGTGCGGCGGGCTTCTGGGTCGAACATGGCGAGATCCAGTTTCCGGTGCAGGAGGTGACTATCGCCGGCAATATGAAAGACATGTTCCAGCAAATTGTAGCGATTGGCAGCGATATCGAAACGCGTAGCAATATTCACAGCGGCTCGGTACTGATTGAGCGCATGACAGTAGCAGGCAGCTGA
- a CDS encoding FagA protein — MMFMKTVLHELPYLENWRWLSRRIRCALEPDEPRLIEHYLAEGRYLVCCTETSPWTVALTSFRLLLDTACDRMLPWHWRCQCLDQAWRPLLDLRNLDRREQNLRWQPYALQLANCVLLPSISPDELMQGFDDE, encoded by the coding sequence ATGATGTTCATGAAAACCGTCCTCCACGAGTTGCCCTACCTGGAAAACTGGCGCTGGCTCAGTCGGCGTATTCGCTGCGCCCTCGAACCTGACGAGCCGCGCTTGATCGAGCACTACCTGGCCGAAGGTCGCTATCTGGTGTGCTGCACCGAGACCTCGCCATGGACGGTCGCCCTGACCTCATTCCGCCTGCTGCTCGATACCGCCTGCGATCGCATGCTGCCATGGCATTGGCGCTGCCAGTGCCTGGACCAGGCCTGGCGACCACTGCTCGACCTGCGCAACCTCGACCGCCGCGAGCAAAACCTCAGGTGGCAACCTTATGCCCTGCAATTGGCTAATTGTGTGTTGCTACCTTCGATTTCTCCCGATGAACTGATGCAAGGATTTGATGATGAGTGA
- a CDS encoding class II fumarate hydratase, with protein sequence MSDTRIERDSMGELQVPVQALYGAQTQRAVDNFPISGQRMPAQFIRALLLAKAAAAKANVELEQLSPAQGQAIVKAVEQLLTEDFIQHFPVDVYQTGSGTSSNMNANEVIATLASRVLGEQVNANDHVNCGQSSNDIIPTTIHVSAALALHEQLLPALRHLVQVIDAKAAEVHQYVKTGRTHLMDAMPVRMSQVLGGWGAQVKAAQAHIEATLPSLQALAQGGTAVGTGINAHPQFAAGFARQLSGLTHVEFTPGDNLFALIGSQDTAVALSGQLKTTAVALMKIANDLRWMNSGPLAGLGEIELEALQPGSSIMPGKVNPVIPEATAMVAAQVIGNDATIAVAGQSGNFELNVMLPVIARNLLESIELMANASRLLADKAIASFKVNDAKLKEALSRNPILVTALNPIIGYLKAAEIAKTAYKQGRPIIDVALEHTDLSRDQLQTLLDPEKLTAGGI encoded by the coding sequence ATGAGTGATACCCGTATCGAGCGTGACAGCATGGGTGAGCTGCAGGTGCCGGTTCAGGCCCTGTACGGCGCCCAAACCCAGCGCGCGGTCGACAACTTCCCGATCAGCGGCCAGCGCATGCCGGCTCAGTTCATCCGCGCGCTGCTGCTGGCCAAAGCCGCGGCGGCCAAGGCCAACGTCGAGCTGGAGCAGCTCTCCCCGGCGCAAGGCCAGGCCATCGTCAAGGCCGTCGAGCAACTGCTGACCGAGGACTTCATCCAGCACTTCCCGGTCGACGTCTACCAGACCGGCTCCGGCACCAGTTCGAACATGAACGCCAACGAGGTGATCGCGACCTTGGCCAGCCGTGTGCTGGGCGAGCAGGTCAATGCCAACGACCACGTCAACTGCGGGCAGAGCAGCAACGACATCATCCCCACCACCATCCACGTCAGCGCGGCACTGGCCCTGCATGAGCAGCTGTTGCCAGCCTTGCGCCACCTGGTCCAGGTGATCGATGCCAAGGCCGCTGAGGTACACCAGTACGTCAAGACCGGCCGGACCCACCTGATGGACGCCATGCCGGTGCGCATGAGCCAGGTGCTCGGCGGCTGGGGCGCGCAAGTCAAAGCGGCCCAGGCGCATATCGAAGCCACCCTGCCGAGCCTGCAAGCGCTGGCGCAAGGCGGCACTGCCGTGGGCACCGGGATCAACGCCCACCCGCAGTTTGCGGCAGGTTTCGCCCGCCAGCTCAGCGGCCTGACCCACGTCGAATTCACCCCAGGTGACAACCTGTTCGCCCTGATCGGCTCGCAGGACACTGCCGTCGCCCTGTCTGGCCAGCTCAAGACCACTGCCGTGGCGCTGATGAAGATCGCCAACGACCTGCGCTGGATGAACTCCGGCCCCCTGGCCGGCCTCGGTGAGATCGAGTTGGAGGCGCTGCAGCCGGGCTCCTCGATCATGCCGGGCAAGGTCAATCCGGTGATTCCGGAAGCCACTGCCATGGTCGCCGCGCAAGTGATCGGCAACGACGCCACCATCGCCGTCGCCGGCCAGTCAGGCAACTTCGAGCTGAACGTGATGCTGCCGGTCATCGCCCGCAACCTGCTGGAAAGCATCGAGCTGATGGCCAACGCCAGCCGCCTGCTGGCCGACAAGGCCATTGCCAGCTTCAAGGTCAACGACGCCAAGCTCAAAGAAGCGCTGTCGCGCAATCCGATCCTGGTTACCGCGCTGAACCCGATCATCGGTTACCTGAAGGCCGCCGAGATTGCCAAGACCGCCTACAAGCAAGGTCGGCCGATCATCGATGTGGCGCTGGAGCACACCGACCTGTCCCGCGATCAGCTCCAAACGCTACTCGATCCGGAAAAACTCACTGCTGGCGGCATCTGA
- a CDS encoding superoxide dismutase, giving the protein MPHTLPALPYAYDALEPHIDTQTMEIHHSKHHQTYINNLNAAIEGTEWAEWPVEQLVGAVKQLPEKLQGAVINQGGGHANHSLFWTVMSPKGGGLPQGQVAKAIDEQLGGFEAFKDAFTKAALTRFGSGWAWLSVTPGNTLVVESSGNQDSPLMHGNTPILGLDVWEHAYYLKYQNRRPEYIGAFYNVVDWAEVERRYLEALK; this is encoded by the coding sequence ATGCCGCATACCTTGCCTGCCTTGCCTTACGCCTACGATGCCCTGGAGCCGCACATCGATACCCAGACCATGGAGATCCACCACAGCAAGCACCACCAGACCTACATCAACAACCTCAATGCCGCCATCGAAGGCACCGAGTGGGCCGAATGGCCGGTTGAGCAACTGGTGGGTGCGGTCAAGCAACTGCCGGAAAAGCTGCAGGGCGCAGTGATCAACCAGGGCGGTGGTCATGCTAACCACAGCTTGTTCTGGACGGTGATGTCGCCCAAGGGCGGCGGTTTGCCACAGGGTCAGGTGGCCAAGGCCATCGATGAGCAGCTAGGTGGTTTCGAGGCATTCAAGGACGCCTTCACCAAGGCTGCCCTGACCCGCTTTGGCAGCGGCTGGGCCTGGTTGAGCGTGACCCCCGGGAACACGCTGGTCGTGGAAAGCAGCGGCAACCAGGACAGCCCGCTGATGCACGGCAACACGCCGATCCTCGGCCTGGACGTCTGGGAGCACGCTTACTACCTCAAGTACCAGAACCGCCGCCCGGAATACATCGGTGCGTTTTACAACGTCGTCGATTGGGCTGAAGTGGAACGCCGTTACCTTGAAGCCCTGAAGTGA
- a CDS encoding ZIP family metal transporter: MRSEVMSVSSVRLFRLALGTLLLLVGTALLVARGIDWLDLEPRMLRALEGGALCALGTALGAVPVLVIRNMPVALADTLLGFGAGVMLAATAFSLIIPGLDAAQAIGFSPWGAGGVISFGLLFGALCLFLVDLKVSGASPEALVGSDNQPVIAARIWLFVIAIIAHNIPEGMAIGVSAGGGMADADSLAMGIALQDVPEGLVIALVLAGAGMSRFKAFLIGAASGLVEPLAAVICAWLVNVAELLLPLGLACAAGAMLLVVTQEIIPESRSNGHHRLASLGLCIGFCLMMVMDTAMA, encoded by the coding sequence ATGCGCTCTGAGGTGATGTCTGTCAGCAGTGTGCGCCTGTTTCGACTGGCGCTAGGGACTTTGCTGTTGCTGGTCGGCACCGCGCTGCTGGTGGCGCGTGGCATCGACTGGTTGGACCTGGAACCGCGCATGCTGCGGGCCCTGGAGGGCGGCGCATTGTGTGCATTGGGCACGGCGCTGGGCGCAGTACCGGTGTTGGTCATCCGCAACATGCCGGTTGCCCTGGCGGACACATTGCTGGGTTTTGGCGCCGGGGTGATGCTGGCGGCCACTGCATTCTCGCTGATCATCCCCGGCCTGGATGCGGCCCAGGCCATCGGTTTCAGCCCTTGGGGCGCCGGTGGCGTGATCAGTTTTGGCCTGTTGTTCGGTGCCTTGTGCCTGTTTCTGGTCGACCTGAAAGTCTCCGGCGCATCGCCGGAAGCCTTGGTCGGCAGCGACAATCAGCCGGTGATCGCCGCGCGGATCTGGCTGTTCGTCATCGCCATCATTGCCCACAACATTCCCGAAGGCATGGCCATTGGCGTGTCGGCGGGCGGCGGTATGGCCGATGCCGACAGCCTGGCCATGGGCATCGCCTTGCAGGATGTGCCTGAAGGGTTGGTGATCGCCTTGGTCTTGGCGGGGGCGGGGATGTCGCGGTTCAAGGCGTTCTTGATCGGCGCCGCTTCTGGGCTGGTCGAGCCATTGGCGGCGGTGATTTGCGCCTGGCTGGTCAATGTCGCTGAACTGCTGTTGCCGTTGGGCCTGGCCTGCGCGGCGGGGGCGATGTTGCTGGTGGTGACCCAGGAGATCATTCCGGAATCGCGCAGCAATGGCCATCATCGTCTGGCCAGTTTGGGGCTGTGTATTGGCTTCTGCCTGATGATGGTGATGGATACGGCGATGGCCTGA
- a CDS encoding HPr family phosphocarrier protein, which produces MPAREITIINKLGLHARAAAKFVGVAGRYPCQVRVGRAPDKLVDGKSIMAVMMLAAGKGTQVHLHTEGEQDHDALEALVALINNYFDEGE; this is translated from the coding sequence ATGCCCGCCCGCGAAATCACCATCATCAACAAGCTGGGGCTGCATGCCCGGGCGGCGGCAAAGTTCGTCGGCGTGGCCGGGCGCTACCCGTGCCAGGTGAGGGTTGGCCGCGCGCCAGACAAACTGGTCGATGGCAAAAGCATCATGGCCGTGATGATGCTCGCCGCAGGTAAAGGCACCCAGGTGCACCTGCATACCGAGGGCGAGCAGGACCACGATGCCCTTGAAGCGCTGGTGGCGCTGATCAACAACTATTTCGACGAAGGCGAGTAA
- the rapZ gene encoding RNase adapter RapZ — protein sequence MRLIIVSGRSGSGKSTALAVLEDNGYYCIDNLPAGLLPQLAENALINTELMQPKVAVSIDARNLPSHLSRFPELLEEARARHIQCDVLYLDADEDTLLKRFSETRRRHPLTNADRSLAEAIRVESELLGPIADLADLKIDTTNLNLYQLRDSIKLRLLNQPEPGTAFLVESFGFKRGMPVDADLVFDVRCLPNPYWKPELREHSGLEQPVIDYLAAQPDVEEMYQDISSYLLKWLPRFAASNRAYVTIAIGCTGGHHRSVYLTERLGQSLQQTLKNVQVRHRDL from the coding sequence ATGCGCCTGATCATCGTCAGCGGCCGTTCCGGTTCCGGCAAGAGCACTGCCCTTGCCGTGCTGGAAGACAACGGCTATTACTGCATCGACAACCTCCCCGCCGGGTTGCTGCCGCAGCTGGCGGAAAATGCGCTGATCAACACCGAACTGATGCAACCCAAGGTTGCCGTGTCGATCGACGCGCGTAACCTGCCCAGCCATCTGTCGCGCTTCCCAGAGCTGCTCGAAGAGGCGCGCGCGCGGCACATTCAATGCGACGTACTGTATCTGGACGCCGACGAAGACACGCTGCTCAAGCGCTTCTCCGAGACGCGCAGACGCCATCCGCTGACCAACGCCGATCGCTCCCTGGCTGAAGCGATCCGGGTTGAAAGCGAACTGCTCGGGCCGATCGCCGACTTGGCCGACCTGAAGATCGACACCACCAACCTCAACCTTTACCAGCTGCGTGACTCGATCAAGCTGCGCCTGCTCAACCAACCCGAGCCTGGCACGGCTTTTTTGGTTGAATCCTTCGGCTTCAAGCGGGGCATGCCGGTTGATGCCGACCTGGTGTTCGATGTGCGCTGCCTGCCTAACCCGTACTGGAAGCCAGAGCTGCGTGAGCATTCCGGCCTTGAACAGCCGGTGATCGATTATTTGGCTGCACAGCCCGATGTCGAGGAGATGTACCAGGATATCTCCAGCTACTTGCTCAAATGGCTGCCACGCTTCGCCGCCAGCAACCGCGCCTATGTCACTATCGCCATCGGCTGCACGGGTGGTCATCACCGCTCGGTGTACCTGACCGAACGCCTCGGCCAGTCGCTGCAGCAAACCCTGAAAAACGTCCAGGTCCGCCACCGCGACCTCTAG
- the ptsN gene encoding PTS IIA-like nitrogen regulatory protein PtsN, with product MIRLETILTPGRSLVNVPGGSKKRALEKVANVIAEQIPELEMQDVFEKLIAREKLGSTGFGNGIAIPHCRLEGCTAPVSALLHLDAPIDYDAIDGAPVDLLFVLLVPEAATDAHLELLRQIASMLDREDVRKRLRAADSNEALYQVVLDVQNGS from the coding sequence ATGATCCGACTTGAAACCATCCTGACCCCCGGCCGTTCCCTCGTGAACGTGCCGGGCGGCAGTAAAAAGCGCGCCCTGGAAAAGGTCGCCAACGTGATTGCCGAGCAAATCCCCGAGCTGGAGATGCAGGACGTCTTCGAGAAGCTTATCGCCCGCGAAAAGCTTGGCTCCACCGGATTTGGCAATGGCATCGCCATTCCTCACTGCCGCCTCGAAGGCTGCACGGCGCCGGTCAGTGCGCTGCTGCACCTGGATGCCCCTATCGACTACGATGCCATCGATGGTGCGCCAGTGGACTTGCTGTTCGTCCTGCTGGTACCCGAAGCTGCCACCGATGCCCACCTTGAGCTGCTGCGCCAGATTGCCAGCATGCTCGATCGCGAGGACGTTCGTAAGCGCCTGCGTGCTGCTGACAGCAACGAGGCCCTCTACCAGGTCGTCCTGGACGTACAAAACGGGAGCTGA
- the hpf gene encoding ribosome hibernation-promoting factor, HPF/YfiA family has product MQVNISGQHVEVTQPLRDYVLEKLARVEGHFDKITNVTVIMKVEKLQQKIEATLQIPGGEVVANAEHQDMYAAIDALADKLDRQLKKHKEKQQSLLQGAAAR; this is encoded by the coding sequence ATGCAAGTCAACATCAGTGGACAGCATGTAGAAGTTACCCAACCTCTTCGCGACTATGTGCTTGAAAAGCTCGCCCGCGTGGAGGGTCACTTCGACAAGATCACCAACGTGACGGTGATCATGAAGGTTGAAAAGCTTCAGCAGAAAATTGAAGCGACCCTGCAGATTCCCGGCGGCGAAGTGGTTGCCAATGCCGAACACCAAGACATGTATGCAGCGATCGATGCTTTGGCTGACAAGCTCGACCGCCAATTGAAAAAACATAAGGAAAAACAGCAAAGCCTGCTGCAAGGTGCAGCCGCCCGCTGA